GTGCGGGCGAAAGCTATGCTGAACTGGTTGCTGAGCTGCTCTCCCATAGTCTTAATGCGCCTGTTGCCGAGATGGTCGATGTCGTCTGTAGTCTCATTTCCCTTTTTCACTTCCAGAAGGTGCTTGATTATGGCGACGATGTCTTCCCTCGTCAGGACGGTTGTATCGTCGGGTGTGGAGAGATTGAAACGCCTGTTGATTCTGTATCTTCCCACTATGCCGAGATCGTATTTGGCTGGACTGAAAAACAGCCTGTCAACAAATTTCCGCGCTGTTTCGAGGTTCGGCGGTTCGCCCGAACGAAGCTGCTTGTAAATAAGCCTGAGTGCGCTCTCTTCGTCATGTGATGCGTCCTTTGCAAGCGTATTGCTGATAACGTCGGCATCTTTTTCGTCAGTCGGCACAACGAGACCGACCGATTTTATCCCCTCTTTCTTCATCGCTGCAACCAGCTCCTTATCGAGCTTTGTACCGGCTTCTGCGAGAATCTCGCCCGTCTCCTTATTAACTACATTCTCGGCGAGAGCCTTTTCATAATATTTTGATATCGTCCTACTCGAAAGCTTTACCTCCTCCGCCATGCCGAATAATTCTAAAATATCGGTATTGCTCGAGTATCCGATTGCTCTCAACAGGGTCGTTACCGGGAATTTCTTTCGCCTGTCGATAAGTGCGAACAAAGCGTCATTGATATCGGTGGTAAAATCGACCCACGACCCGCGGAACGGTATTATCCTTGCTGAATAAAGCTTCGTTCCGTTAGGGTGAATACTCTGATCGAAGAACACGCCCGGAGAACGGTGGAGTTGACTGACGATCACTCTCTCGGATCCGTTGATGATGAACGTCCCCCTGTCCGTCATGAAAGGGATGTTTCCGAAGAAAACATCCTGCTCGATTACTTCGGCGACCTCATCCTTATTATCTTCTTCGGCAATACTGAGACGAAGACTCGCCTTTAATGGAATGTTGTACGTCATCCCCCGGTCATGGCATTCTTCAATTGAATATTTCGGGCTTCCCACTATGTAATTGATAAATTCGAGCTTATAGTGACCCTGTGAATCCTCTATAGGAAAAACTGTTTCAAATACCGCCTGAAGTCCTTTACTCTCCCTTTCCACGGGAGCTACTTTCTGCTGTAAAAACTCTTCGTACGATTCCAGCTGAATGTCGAGAAGATTCGGCATCTCTATGGAAGACCGAACCTTTGCAAAGGATTGACGGGTAAGGTACTGACCTTTTACTCTTTTCAAGAAGGTCCCTCCTTGTAGTATGTCATACGGAAATGCGGATAGCTATGCACAGAATGACTGATTATTTGATCTCTACGGTAGCGCCGGCTTCTTCTAAGGCAGCTTTAGCCTTCTCTGCATCATCCTTTGACACTCCCTCCAATACATTACCGGGAGCCTTATCGACAACATCCTTTGCTTCCGTCAAACCGAGGTCTGTCATTGCTCTAACGGCTTTGATGACCTGTATCTTCTGACTTCCAACTTCGGCAAGCACGACGTTGAACTCCGTCTTTTCTTCCTCGGCAGCTTCGCCGTCTCCGCCTCCTGCAGCTGCAACCGCCACAGGCGCCGCTGCTGTAACGCTGAACTTCTCCTCTATATCGCCTATTAGCTCGGAGATCTCAAGCATGTTCGCCTTTTCGAGATAGGCGAGCACGTCATCTTTTTTAATTGTTGCCATTATTAAAATATCC
This is a stretch of genomic DNA from Candidatus Neomarinimicrobiota bacterium. It encodes these proteins:
- the rplL gene encoding 50S ribosomal protein L7/L12, with the protein product MKKDDVLAYLEKANMLEISELIGDIEEKFSVTAAAPVAVAAAGGGDGEAAEEEKTEFNVVLAEVGSQKIQVIKAVRAMTDLGLTEAKDVVDKAPGNVLEGVSKDDAEKAKAALEEAGATVEIK